The segment AATGTCTTAATGATAAGTTGGACCCTGTCAGGAATCAACCTAATTTTACTATAATACAAACTTCTCAaagataaaaatgttttataaagcTCTTGCGGCTTGTAACTTCATCAGCTGTAGCATTTTACTGGGTACAGGGACTCCAGAGTGGGCGGCCTTTGGCTTCCGGACCTTTTTGGCACTTTTGGTAACACTGCTGGGTGCTGGAGTCGGCTTCGACTCTTTAGGCTTTGGTGTACTTGGCGGAGCCATGCTGGCACGAGTCTTCACTGTTGAGTTATTTACTGTAAGTAAAATGTtgactatttataatattaacaaCATAGAAAACTTTCCTATATAATAAACTTCAGAACATTTTATTATCAAAGTAAAGATGCTTAGTTAACAAAATGATTACCTTTA is part of the Leguminivora glycinivorella isolate SPB_JAAS2020 chromosome 3, LegGlyc_1.1, whole genome shotgun sequence genome and harbors:
- the LOC125224866 gene encoding histone H1-like: MAPRESIKATPKVQRTVSKIKAKASPISTIKKTMATRKLVDGTQVKVNNSTVKTRASMAPPSTPKPKESKPTPAPSSVTKSAKKVRKPKAAHSGVPVPSKMLQLMKLQAARAL